The following are encoded together in the Brachionichthys hirsutus isolate HB-005 unplaced genomic scaffold, CSIRO-AGI_Bhir_v1 contig_492, whole genome shotgun sequence genome:
- the LOC137914103 gene encoding collagen alpha-2(VIII) chain-like translates to MLSAPVCVLLMLGTQALAGGYPPMTHMKYMQPMMKGPIGPPFREGKGHYVDMPPMMEVKGEPGPQGKPGPRGPPGPPGLQGKPGLGKPGLNGQPGLQGPSGFPGIGKPGLPGLPGKIGPKGIPGFNGEVGPRGEPGPRGPPGQPGLPGPAGLSLNGKPGLPGVRGPPGTRGEPGIKGGAGLPGDRGFKGENGNGKPGPTGIRGPPGLKGSPGAPGLPGIGKPGLKGLPGLHGFKGDQGLTGDLGEPGEPGPPGLQGLPGPVGIGKPGQDGFPGIQGQLGPKGEAGSRGSPGFPGTPGFGKPGLSGPKGERGNGGLPGHPGYKGDQGMVGPIGEQGLDGQAGPPGLQGPMGLPGKHGMPGQKGELGPQGPPGLPGIRGDQGPSGPFGKPGISGEKGMPGPNGSIGKPGPKGEAGHIGLPGNSGPTGPSGPKGETGFIGNPGSRGQSGIPGLQGPMGPMGPQGAPGTKGEPGLTGPPGLGKLGEKGAIGPQGPPGKTGSAGLNGNPGAPGLPGPPGPPGNGQTVVAGQADLQLEGDEVPGDRKGPAYSQGPLSASVAPAFTAILTTPFPPSAMPIKFDRTLYNGQNAYSSATGMFTAPLSGVYYFAYHMHVKGTSLWVALYKNNVPATYTYDEYKKGYMDQASGSAVLELKEGDQVWVQMPSDQANGLYSTEYIHSSFSGFLLCPT, encoded by the coding sequence AAGGCAAACCTGGTCCAAGAGGTCCCCCTGGGCCACCAGGCCTTCAAGGAAAACCTGGACTGGGCAAGCCAGGTCTCAATGGGCAGCCAGGCCTTCAGGGTCCTTCTGGTTTTCCAGGAATTGGTAAGCCTGGACTTCCAGGTCTCCCAGGAAAGATTGGGCCAAAGGGGATACCAGGGTTTAATGGTGAAGTTGGCCCACGTGGTGAACCAGGTCCCAGAGGGCCTCCAGGGCAACCTGGTCTCCCTGGCCCAGCTGGATTGTCTCTGAATGGAAAACCTGGCCTTCCAGGCGTCAGAGGCCCTCCTGGAACTCGGGGTGAACCTGGAATAAAGGGTGGTGCCGGTCTACCAGGTGATCGTGGGTTTAAGGGTGAGAATGGGAATGGTAAACCAGGGCCTACAGGTATTCGGGGTCCTCCAGGGCTAAAAGGCAGTCCAGGAGCACCCGGTCTTCCAGGTATTGGCAAACCAGGACTAAAAGGTTTGCCTGGACTGCATGGTTTTAAAGGTGACCAAGGACTCACCGGAGATTTAGGTGAACCAGGAGAGCCTGGGCCTCCAGGCCTACAAGGTCTGCCAGGACCTGTTGGGATAGGGAAACCTGGGCAAGATGGATTTCCAGGAATCCAAGGCCAACTAGGGCCGAAAGGTGAAGCAGGGTCACGGGGTTCTCCTGGATTTCCTGGGACCCCTGGCTTTGGAAAACCTGGATTGAGTGGGCCAAAAGGAGAAAGGGGCAATGGTGGATTACCTGGCCATCCAGGTTACAAAGGCGATCAAGGAATGGTGGGTCCAATTGGGGAACAAGGCCTTGATGGACAAGCTGGACCTCCAGGACTTCAAGGGCCAATGGGGCTCCCAGGAAAACATGGGATGCCAGGACAGAAGGGAGAGTTGGGACCCCAGGGCCCTCCAGGACTGCCTGGCATCAGAGGTGACCAAGGTCCAAGTGGACCTTTTGGAAAACCTGGTATTTCCGGAGAAAAAGGCATGCCGGGACCCAACGGTTCTATTGGAAAACCTGGACCAAAAGGTGAGGCAGGGCATATTGGCCTACCAGGGAATTCTGGGCCAACAGGTCCTTCAGGGCCTAAAGGTGAGACAGGATTTATAGGGAATCCAGGCTCCAGGGGGCAGTCAGGCATTCCTGGTCTTCAGGGTCCCATGGGTCCCATGGGGCCACAAGGTGCCCCTGGCACAAAGGGTGAGCCTGGACTTACAGGACCTCCAGGACTGGGTAAGTTGGGAGAGAAAGGAGCGATAGGCCCCCAAGGTCCACCTGGAAAAACAGGCTCTGCTGGACTTAATGGTAACCCCGGGGCCCCTGGGCTTCCAGGGCCCCCTGGTCCTCCAGGAAATGGCCAGACTGTTGTTGCTGGCCAAGCAGATTTGCAGTTGGAAGGGGATGAAGTACCAGGGGACAGAAAGGGACCGGCATACAGTCAAGGTCCACTGTCTGCTTCAGTAGCACCAGCCTTCACAGCCATTCTCACCAcaccttttcctccctctgccaTGCCAATCAAATTTGACAGGACCCTATACAATGGGCAAAATGCCTACAGCTCTGCTACCGGTATGTTCACTGCTCCTTTATCTGGTGTCTACTACTTTGCATATCACATGCACGTGAAGGGAACTAGCTTGTGGGTGGCACTGTACAAGAACAATGTACCAGCCACTTACACCTACGATGAATACAAGAAAGGCTACATGGACCAGGCATCCGGGAGTGCTGTCCTAGAGCTAAAGGAAGGCGATCAAGTATGGGTCCAAATGCCCTCGGATCAGGCAAATGGCCTCTATTCTACCGAATACATCCACTCCTCCTTCTCAGGATTCCTGCTCTGTCCCACATAA